The following nucleotide sequence is from Scleropages formosus chromosome 4, fSclFor1.1, whole genome shotgun sequence.
TCGCCCATCCCCTCCCACATTCGCCCGCAGTCGCCAGTCAGGGCACAGGTCATGGTAGACCGGCACCCCGCACCCCAGGTGAGCAGTGCTCTTCTCTTTAGAGgctgaaatacataaatagttCACGAATATAACAGCACTCCGGTGATTTTGAATGTACAAACTCGGCTTTTTGCTTGTCATTAATGAAAGATTTCATATTCCATGTAATTGTTGCTCTTGGTAAAAATCAATGCTTAAGAATCTCAGCCGATTTCATTCACACCGGTGCGATTCAATAACGGGCAGGGGGTcgtttttttgaattttttttttttttttccctaactcatttttctttgcaaatgtaTTGCAGCACAGAGCACTGAAATAGCTGTGCTTCATCCGTTCAGGTTCAACACCATGTTGTCCACCAGGAGCCGTGTCCCAGAATGCAACAGGAGGAGCTCGTCAGCCCCACGTCCCTTCAGATGCCCACGTTTCCTCAGGCTTTGCACAGAGATGCTGAtatgcaacagcagcagcagcagcccgagAGACAGGAGAAGACGGAGGTCAAAGTGCAGGTCCCCGCAAAACCCGAAGCCCAGGACACGACGGTGACCCAAGAAGGGCTTTCGCCCCAAAAGTTAGAAgagccgccgccaccaccaccagcaccaacGTGCCCAAGCCATCCAGGACTGGCCATGGTGCAGCGCATCGTGGAGAGGGTGGACAGACTGGAGCATGAGGTTAAGTTCTTCACCGGGAAGAAGAATGACAAGAGGTACCTGATGCTGGAAGAGTTCCTCACGAAAGAGCTGCTAGCGCTCGACTCTGTGGACCCGGAGGGCCGGGCAGACGTGCGGCAGGCCAGGCGAGACGGCGTGCGCAAGGTCCAAAACATCCTGGAGGAACTGGAGCTGAGGGGAGAAGAGGCCGCTCAGCTCTCCGCGGAGAACGGCGCGGGAGACGGCACACATCCCGAAAAAGGAGATTACAGGAGCGTCGGGCAAGGAGAGATGACGGCGGAGAAGGAGGTTTCCTAACAACGCACAAGTGATGTTCTGCCAAAGGAGAAGAGGACAGGAATCCTAGGCGGGGAAAATGCTGCTCCATATTTCCTCTCACCTCCGAATTTCTGCACTTTCGAATAAACGTACAAACTGCATGCGATAAGGACTTTCAAAACGTTGTGTCGAGCCATCTTAGTCGGATTTGAATAAACTGTCCGTTTattgtggggggcggggggtggtgCGAGTTGCCATTTTTACCATGAAGTGTCTTGTAGCAGGATCATTGTGATGACAAAAAAGGGTTCTCTTTTccaaaaagattaaaaaaaagaggttgTTAATCGAAAgccaatatttttaattttggtttaatttttatggttgtatttttttaaatattatattataatgaaGATGACAGTCTGCCCTTAATTGCATATTTCACTATGAACTTTGTGGAGTGATTATTGTGAACAGATGACTAtattatgttttgtttctttgacaTTAGAGAGAAGAGCATCCGCAATGATatggttatttacattttagttCTGCCAAAGTGCTTttatggttttttgtttttatttcctgtttgaGAGCGTTTGCTTTGGTTATTACACGTATTTCCGTCCAATTAAAGATCCTGTATGCCTTGCTTGCCTCCGACTCAACAGTTTCCTGCATTGAGTTTTattattagtgtgtgtgtgtgtgtgtgtgtgtgtgtgtgtgtgtgtgtgtgtgtgtgtgtgagagagagagagagcgagagacttGGGACTTTGCCTTTTACTGTTATGATAGGCTAGTATTTGTTGTGTTGTTTCTGCAGAGATTAAAAATACTCTACCTTAACCTCTTCTTGCAAGTGTGTATAAATAGTTCCAGAAAGATGCCTTTACATCATAATATTTGCGCACTACATAATTAATCATCCattctgaaaaaagtaaattaaaatatatggtGTGCTTGTGTAGGAACAGTTGCCCTCCTCTTACTGTTGTTAAAACATAGAGCAAAATCATTGAGAGACATTACCAGGTAATTTGGTGGGAAAATTGTATCCTGATATCATGGATATGCAGTAATAGGTAGTTCTCTACTTATTACCGCTATGTTAACTCAAGATGTACATATCAGGTTCATACAGCCGTGAACCATTTCGTCACGGAGAAGTTTCGAGTTTAATACCAGATCTGAGCACTAGCTAGAGGTGATGAAGACTGATTTGTCCTACGTCAAATCTGTAATTCCTCCGAGGGCTGAAGATTCATCATTCAGTCACCAGTTCGGTGTCATGGTGAGGGGTTGGGtttgctatatatatatgtgtgtgtgtgtgtgtgtgtgtgtgtgtgtgtataatatatatatatatattatactgtatatgtaaaatatcGGTCAGCTGTCTGATGGGGGAACTGGTCCTCTGCAAAAAGTCCAGGACTAAGAAACAGGCAGTAAACGTGGGACAATGAAtcactatattttttaaaatgattttttttctttttctttggtgAATGAGTGTTTCTTCAGTCATCATTGCTTCACTTTTGTCTGAGAAGCAGACACTCCtaaggtagtttttttttttttcgttttgtttttcatttcgtTCTCTTTCTGCACACCGCTCCTGTCCGTCACCCTAAAGACCACACTTATTTATGTCCCGGAGTGGTATCCAACCCCCTGCCACCTTACTATAAATACTCCTCCCTGTCAACATACCCATAACATGGAGaacatttatgcaaatgaaagcaATGTCAATATTACTGTAACTA
It contains:
- the bag3 gene encoding BAG family molecular chaperone regulator 3 isoform X2, whose translation is MCSDSPVSPNGPCISSESPTQETQRNFLREMKYPMLRQGYIPIPVTHENVEHRQQQQQAQPQHPCYTYGQPAAMQRGRPEVHTPSMSATHPCRPRSPVRIPVEACMSDPHCSPGLSCSQVTQGPETHHQGHQQHPSQGAGVHSAPSSQPPRPSSTGLQPGYISIPVIHEGGGGHSQPQAHHSQRFPHAEYQPAFHRMQPDEWVSHGAPVQPPRERPTREASPIPSHIRPQSPVRAQVMVDRHPAPQVQHHVVHQEPCPRMQQEELVSPTSLQMPTFPQALHRDADMQQQQQQPERQEKTEVKVQVPAKPEAQDTTVTQEGLSPQKLEEPPPPPPAPTCPSHPGLAMVQRIVERVDRLEHEVKFFTGKKNDKRYLMLEEFLTKELLALDSVDPEGRADVRQARRDGVRKVQNILEELELRGEEAAQLSAENGAGDGTHPEKGDYRSVGQGEMTAEKEVS